Below is a genomic region from Salinirussus salinus.
TGGTGGGAGGTGTTGCGGACGCATGACCACGGTTCTGGAGACCGAAGGCCTCGAACGACGGTTCGGCCGGCTCGTGGCGGTCGATGACGTGACCGTCGAGATCGACAGCGACGAGGTCACCAGCATCATCGGCCCGAACGGGGCCGGGAAGACCACCTTCTACAACCTTCTGAGCGGGCGACTGAAACCGACCGCTGGGACCGCGAAGCTGCTCCCCAGAGGCGAGGACGAGATGGTCACCATCTCCGGCCGCGAGCCCTACGAGATCAACAAACTCGGGCTCTCGCGAGCCTTCCAGATCAACAACGTCTTCGAGGGGCTGACCGTCTCCGAAAACATCCGGGTCGCCCGGATCAGCAGGAACGACCGGACCCGCGACCTGCGGGCTATCGCCCGCAAGGACGCCGAACTTTCCGACGAATCCCGGGAAGTCATCGACCTGGTCGACCTCGGCGGCGTCGCCGATACGGTCTGTGAGAACCTCTCGCACGGCGACAAGCGGAAAGTCGAGATCGCGCTGGCGCTGGGGACCGACCCGTCGGTCGTGTTGCTGGACGAACCGACCGCCGGCATGAACGCCTCCGAGACCGACAACATGGTCGACCTGATCCGGGACCTCGACGAGGAGACCGACACGACCTTCGTCCTCACCGAGCACGACATGGACGTCGTGCTGGGTATCTCCGACCGGATCCTCGTGCTGGACAACGGCGAGCTCATCGCCAGCGGAACCCCCGACGAGGTCATGGCAAACGAGCGTGTACAGGAGGCGTACCTGGGGGGTGACGCGGGAGCATGAGCCTCCTCGAACTCGAGGACGTCGACGGCTACTACGGGAACAGCCACGTCCTCTTCGACCTCTCGCTGTCGATCGACACGAACGAGGTGGTCGCGTTACTCGGCCGAAACGGGGCGGGCAAGACATCGACGCTGCGGACGATCACCGGCGTCATCCCCCGCCGGGAAGGCCACATCCGGTTCCGCGGGCGCGACATCTCCCGGCTGTCGGTCGACAAGATCAGCAACATGGGGATCAAGCTCGTCCCAGAGGAACGGCGGATCTTCCCGACGCTGACGGTCCAGGAGAACCTCCAGGTCGCGCGTGACTCGGCCGGCGGGTCCGACCCCCGGCCGATCGAGGAGATGTACGAGATCTTCCCGATCCTGGACGACCTCCGCGAGAGCAGAGGACAGAATCTCAGCGGCGGCGAACAGCAGATGCTGTCTGTCGCCCGGGCCCTGGTCCAGAACCCCGACGTCCTCCTGCTGGACGAACCGACCGAGGGGCTCGCTCCCGTCATCGTCGAGGACCTCTCCGAGACGCTTGAGGAGGTGGTCGAACGCGACGTCACCGTCCTGATCACCGAACAGAACGTCGAGTTCGCGCTTGACCTCTCCGAGCGGGCCTACATCATCGAGAGCGGCGAGAACGCCTGGGACGGCTCGATCGAGGAACTGCGACAGCGCGAAGACCTGCTCGAACAGTACCTCTCGGTGGGGGCCGCCGAGAGCGACTGACCATGCCACCCGCAGCCAGGCAGACCTGGCTGCTCGTGCTCGTGTTCGCTGTCGGGCTGTCCGGCTGTAACGCGGTAGCGCCCGACCCGGGGACGACAGTGACGCCGGCACCGGTGCCGGAGGCCCCCGACTCGCCCGGCGACGTCGCACCTGGTGTTCCATCAAACGCCACGACTGCCGCCGGCGTCGACGGACAGTACGTCGCCAGGGTCCACACCCAGACCCTACAGAACACGTCGTACTCGGTGACCCAGTCTGTGGTCCAGCGGTTCCCGAACGGGACGGTCGTGGCCCGGTACGTCACCCGGGGGAAGTTTGGCGACGGTGACCGGGCGACTGTGACCCTCAGCCAGTTCGACCGCAGTTCCGACGGGACGACCCTCCGGACAGTCAAGCGATTTCAGGAGCGGGACAAGCGGTACCGGCTCGTCATCGAGAACGGGACACGCGAGGCAACCGTGACCAGCGAGTCCGGCTACGGCGCGGCCGACTACCGCAGAGTCCTCGCCAACGGCGGGGCCGTGGCGCGCGTGTTCGGGTTCGTCTCGACAAGAGTCGCTGGCACCGAGACCGTCGACGGCACCGAGTTCGTGACTCTCGAAACCGTCGAACCCGCATCCGTTCCACCGCTCGAGAACGTCACGCTGACAGCCAGGATCTCCGAGCGGAACGTCATCCGTTCGTACCGGGTGACCTATAACGTCGAACGACAGGGCCAGCGGCTCAACACGACCGTCTCACTGGAGTACACTGACGTCGGCACGACGAGGGTCGACCCCCCCTCGTGGGTCGGGAACGTGACGGCCCGACAGGCGACGTAGGAATTCACCGGTAGGGCACACGATTCTCACCGTCATCCACGTGCAGACCGTTAGCGCCGGAGTCTGGCAACCGTACTCGTCTTGCGCTCCTCGAGACTGACCAGCCCGTCGTCCGCGAGGTCCTCGACGAGTTCCCGGAGCCACTCGCGGCCGTAGGTTCCGTCGGGGACGTAATCGACGCGAACCAGCGGCCCGAGGTCGTCGAGTTCGAGCTCGCCGTGCTCCCGCAGCGCCCCGAGCACGCGCCCGCGCATCTGCCGGCGCGACCCCTCGAAGGCCGGCTGCTCCGGCACGTCGGGTGCCGTGAAATCGCCCGTGGCGTACGCCTGACACCACTCGCGCCAGGGACAGCCCGCCTCGTCACACCGGGGTGTCTGTCCACACGCCACACCTCCGAGTTCCATGACCGCGTTGTTCCAGTCCCGCGACTCCCCGGTGGGCATGAGCCGGTTGGCTGCCGTCTCGAACGCGGTGTCGCTGTCAGGAACGCCGAAGGCCCGATAGAGGACGCGCTTGACGTTCGTGTCCACGACCGCTTCCCCGTTGTTGAACGCGAAGGAGGCGACCGCGTTGGCGGTGTACGGGCCGACGCCCATCAGCTCCTGGAGAGCCGCGGGCTCGCTCGGAAACTGGCCGTCGAACTCCTCGGTGACCTGACGGGCTGCCTCGTGGAGGTACTTCGCCCGGTTGTTGTAGCCGAGGCTGTGGTCTGTCCAGAAGCCGACCACCGCAGCGCGGTCGGCGTCGGCCAGGTCTGCGGCGGTCGGCCACCGCTCGATGAACTCCCTCCAGGCTTCGACCACTCGCGAGAGCTGCGTCTGCTGGCTCA
It encodes:
- a CDS encoding ABC transporter ATP-binding protein, coding for MSLLELEDVDGYYGNSHVLFDLSLSIDTNEVVALLGRNGAGKTSTLRTITGVIPRREGHIRFRGRDISRLSVDKISNMGIKLVPEERRIFPTLTVQENLQVARDSAGGSDPRPIEEMYEIFPILDDLRESRGQNLSGGEQQMLSVARALVQNPDVLLLDEPTEGLAPVIVEDLSETLEEVVERDVTVLITEQNVEFALDLSERAYIIESGENAWDGSIEELRQREDLLEQYLSVGAAESD
- a CDS encoding A/G-specific adenine glycosylase, with product MDEPETDHLPEASLEGARVALLSWYREDHRSFPWRETTDPYEVLVSEVMSQQTQLSRVVEAWREFIERWPTAADLADADRAAVVGFWTDHSLGYNNRAKYLHEAARQVTEEFDGQFPSEPAALQELMGVGPYTANAVASFAFNNGEAVVDTNVKRVLYRAFGVPDSDTAFETAANRLMPTGESRDWNNAVMELGGVACGQTPRCDEAGCPWREWCQAYATGDFTAPDVPEQPAFEGSRRQMRGRVLGALREHGELELDDLGPLVRVDYVPDGTYGREWLRELVEDLADDGLVSLEERKTSTVARLRR
- a CDS encoding ABC transporter ATP-binding protein: MTTVLETEGLERRFGRLVAVDDVTVEIDSDEVTSIIGPNGAGKTTFYNLLSGRLKPTAGTAKLLPRGEDEMVTISGREPYEINKLGLSRAFQINNVFEGLTVSENIRVARISRNDRTRDLRAIARKDAELSDESREVIDLVDLGGVADTVCENLSHGDKRKVEIALALGTDPSVVLLDEPTAGMNASETDNMVDLIRDLDEETDTTFVLTEHDMDVVLGISDRILVLDNGELIASGTPDEVMANERVQEAYLGGDAGA